In Silene latifolia isolate original U9 population chromosome X, ASM4854445v1, whole genome shotgun sequence, the following proteins share a genomic window:
- the LOC141620959 gene encoding feruloyl CoA ortho-hydroxylase F6H1-3-like produces MSGYRMVAECAHKALLIMVLDNKQDYHKIGESFKEKKGLSNSSKLKVKGRDWWRPELGITLIPIHPICWVLGTIGSFQLTTLGTSYIGHICCTLGSFVHFVGGVQVKVETNGTGSDLRIDSVEADLGLVCFWIIQVKVEIVRNLCLEFVSKTDQAKTRRRNKALIWDGSVGGKVEFATIQVKLIDPSRQTYNCFCVSVRQFEFQICWVLGTIGSFQLTTLGTSYIGHICCTLGSFVHFVGGVQVKVETNGTGSDLRIDSVEADLGLVCFWIIQVKVEIVRNLCLEFVSKTDQAKTRRRNKNFRNNPCIFCTGLKLVLGSSLVQEDINKFVQNQGYGVKGLVDIMKIETLPTQYIHPKEDRFNINNNNNNNNNCIPIIDMSNPNKELLEKSICEAAEKWGFFQIVNHGVPLEVLEEVKAATYRFFEEPVEEKSKYMKGKSTSNNVRYGTSFVPEMEKALEWKDYLSLFFVSQEEANLLWPTACRNETLKFLNSTEMITMRLMEILMRGLDINEIHKIKALLLMGSKRINLNFYPKCPNPDLTFGVGRHSDVSTLTILLQDDVGGLYVRGLDGKSWTDIPPVKGALVINVGDALQILSNGKYQSVEHWVVANGSKERVSVPIFVSPMPKAIIGPFEELLERGETALYKQVLYSDYVKNFYKNAHDGKATIDFAKA; encoded by the exons ATGTCAG GTTATAGAATGGTGGCTGAATGTGCTCATAAAGCCTTGTTGATCATGGTTCTTGACAATAAACAAGAT TATCACAAAATTGGAGAGTCATTTAAA GAAAAAAAAGGGCTTAGTAACAGTAGTAAGCTTAAAGTGAAAGGCAGAGATTGGTGGAGACCTGAATTGGGAATCACTCTCATCCCGATTCATCCT ATATGTTGGGTACTTGGTACAATTGGTAGTTTTCAGCTTACTACATTGGGTACTTCGTATATTGGTCACATTTGTTGCACACTTGGTTCGTTTGTCCATTTTGTGGGTGGTGTTCAAGTCAAAGTGGAGACTAACGGGACAGGTAGTGACTTGAGGATCGACTCTGTTGAAGCTGATTTGGGTTTGGTTTGTTTTTGGATAATTCAAGTCAAGGTAGAGATTGTTaggaatttgtgccttgaatttgtgtcgaagacggaTCAAGCTAAGACGAGACGAAGAAACAAG GCGTTAATTTGG GATGGTAGTGTTGGCGGTAAGGTGGAGTTTGCTACTATACAGGTCAAGCTAATAGATCCTTCAAGACAAACTTACAACTGTTTTTGCGTCTCAGTGAGGCAATTTGAGTTCCAG ATATGTTGGGTACTTGGTACAATTGGTAGTTTTCAGCTTACTACATTGGGTACTTCGTATATTGGTCACATTTGTTGCACACTTGGTTCGTTTGTCCATTTTGTGGGTGGTGTTCAAGTCAAAGTGGAGACTAACGGGACAGGTAGTGACTTGAGGATCGACTCTGTTGAAGCTGATTTGGGTTTGGTTTGTTTTTGGATAATTCAAGTCAAGGTAGAGATTGTTaggaatttgtgccttgaatttgtgtcgaagacggaTCAAGCTAAGACGAGACGAAGAAACAAG AATTTTAGAAacaacccgtgcattttttgcacgggattaaaactagtgtTAGGTTCAAGCTTAGTCCAAGAAGACATTAATAAATTTGTTCAAAACCAAGGTTATGGAGTTAAGGGTCTAGTTGATATAATGAAAATTGAAACCCTACCAACACAATACATCCACCCTAAAGAAGATAGGTTCAacataaataataacaataataataacaataattgtaTCCCAATTATCGACATGTCGAACCCAAACAAAGAACTACTAGAAAAATCGATATGTGAGGCCGCAGAGAAATGGGGATTCTTTCAAATAGTAAATCATGGGGTGCCTCTTGAAGTGTTAGAGGAAGTGAAGGCGGCCACGTACCGTTTCTTCGAGGAACCGGTGGAGGAGAAGAGTAAGTACATGAAGGGTAAATCGACGTCGAATAATGTAAGGTATGGTACGAGCTTTGTACCTGAAATGGAGAAGGCTTTGGAATGGAAGGATTATTTAAGTCTCTTCTTTGTTTCTCAAGAAGAGGCTAATTTACTTTGGCCAACTGCATGCAG GAATGAAACCTTGAAATTTTTGAATAGTACAGAAATGATAACAATGCGACTCATGGAAATACTTATGAGGGGACTCGACATTAATGAAATCCATAAGATAAAAGCATTGTTACTAATGGGGTCTAAGAGAATTAATCTTAACTTTTACCCGAAATGCCCTAACCCAGACCTGACATTTGGAGTAGGTCGTCACTCGGATGTATCTACACTTACCATCCTTCTTCAAGATGATGTAGGAGGGCTATATGTTCGAGGTTTAGACGGTAAGAGTTGGACTGACATCCCTCCAGTAAAAGGGGCACTGGTAATAAATGTAGGAGATGCCCTACAAATTCTAAGTAATGGCAAGTACCAAAGTGTAGAACATTGGGTGGTCGCGAATGGAAGTAAGGAAAGAGTATCGGTCCCAATATTCGTAAGTCCGATGCCAAAGGCTATTATCGGTCCTTTTGAAGAGTTGCTTGAAAGAGGAGAAACGGCATTGTATAAACAAGTTCTTTACTCGGATTATGTTAAGAACTTCTACAAGAATGCTCATGATGGTAAAGCCACAATTGATTTCGCCAAGGCTTAG
- the LOC141620961 gene encoding uncharacterized protein LOC141620961, translated as MQWVPRPWAEYAEAPPFVAEVLRPRSPSRLLLWTSMGPVWYLGERLARQCSRGALTVPVDPPRTMFREPSEAEREADLAGASGDDLLLPGEDYSAFLYGRLAYWPVVEVEAAGIEPPVYPETLEYTDATGRTTISELRDFDVAVTDAGLDDWQHLIRRVAPSRFVALWRVANRLRATAIEALVGGRGRQV; from the exons ATGCAG tgggtgcccagaccttgggcggagtatgccgaggcacctccttttgttgctgaggtccttcgacctaggagcccgagtcggctgttgttgtggacgtcgatgggtccggtgtggtacttaggcgagcgtttggctcgtcagtgctctcggggcgcgttgacggttcccgttgatcctcctaggacgatgttcagggagccttccgaggctgagagggaggcggacttggccggtgccagtggtgacgacctCCTTctgcctggtgaggactactcggcattcctttacgggaggttggcgtactggccagtagtg gaggttgaggcggcgggcatcgagcccccagtgtatcccgagactctcgagtacaccgacgcgaccgggaggacgacgatctccgagttgcgtgattttgacgtggctgtgacggatgctggccttgacgactggcagcatctgattcggagg gtcgcgccatctcggtttgtggcactatggagggtggccaaccggctgcgagctacggccatcgaggcactcgtcggtggtcgaggtcgtcaggtatga